The genomic DNA TCCTGGGCACGCCCCGCGTGGCCCCCCTGCCGGAGGGGTGAAGGACTACGGGGAGGCGGGAGCGGTGGACACCTTGGGCAGATCCAGTGCGGGATTGCGTGAGAAGAAGCCCATGGGCAGCAGCTTGAAGCCCGCGTGCGCCACGGGCATGACCGGCCACTCCTCGGGGCGCGGTGTGTGGGTTACCCCGAGCGTATACCAGACCACCACGTCCTCGTTGACCAAGGGCTGGTTGTCTCGCACCCAGGTGGGCAGCCCGTCGCCCCCCTCGCTCTGATTGGGATAGGCACCGGCGGCATACAGCTCCCCGGGGACATGGCGCGTGGCCCAGAAGTGGTGATCGATGAAGCCCGCGCGCTTGCGCGACACGTTCTCGGGCGCGGCGAAGGGCACGGTGTTCTCTCCTGGCACGAGCACATAGCCCGTGGGACCGCCCAACGCGTTGCGCTCCTGGGGGTTCTGGATCACCCACCGCCGGGCATTCACCAGGCTCATGTCCCGCTGGGACTGGGCCTCGCTCGCGAGCGGTTCCATGCGCATGGTGAAGGCATTTCCCGCGGGGTTGGCCGCTCCTCGTGGCAGGGGATGGGTGTTCATCTCCAGGATGGAGTTGCGAGGCCCATCCACGTCGAAGTCGAGCCGGAAGTTGAAGAAATGCTGGTGATGGACCGCGATCACGTCCTTCTGCACCAGGTGACCGTACAGCTCATGCTCGGCGTGCTCGGACTGGGGAGTCATGCCCTTGGCCAGCATGATGCCCGTCAGTTGGACGTCGACATCGATCGAGCCATCTTGTTTGAAGATGTAATAGAGGACGTAGTCATAGTTGGCGACCGCGACCCCGTACGCCACCACCAGCTCACTCCCCCGCCGGGACTCGTTGCGCTTCGTCTCGTAGTCGTAATGCTTCCACAGGATGCCGCCGTCGCGCTCATAGAGGGCGAGCGCACGAGGGATTTCGGAGACCTCGCCGGAGTTCTTGGCCTGGGCCGCCGGGAGGAAGGTGGCGCTGGCGGGGACGTCCACGCCGGGCTCGAGCGGGCTGAGATAGTTCCCAAAGCCATACTCTCCCACGTCGAAGGCGCTCCTCCAGGACCAGGTGTCCTCGGGATCTCCATAGGGAACCACCATCTCGGAGAGGGAGAGCCGGTGGAGGATCTTCCGCTCCCGGCCCTGGTCCGTATAGGTGACCTGGTGGAGCACCGCGCCCTCTCGCGGGTGGGCTTCCACGCGGAAGCGCCAATTCTGCCAGCGCACTTCATTTCCTGTCAGGGTGTAGTTCACGCCCTCCGGGTGGGTCACGACAACGGGGTGTGGACGGGGGCGAAGCACCCCCACGGACGCCTCGTCATAAGCCCCCGCGTCCTGGGGAATCGGAATGTCCCCCCGGTCGATGACCTCCACTACCTCGCGCTTCGTGAGATCCAGGAGCGCGAGCACGCCCTCCACGGGCCGAGCGTAGGCATTGCCACTGTCTCCCTTGAAGAAGGGAAAGATCCTCATCAGGCGGTGATCCGCGCGCTGAGGATCCAGGGAGGGTCCCGGCGCCCAGGTGTCCAGATGGATGTGCTCGGGGTGGGTCACGCCCCGCCGCTGCATGGCGGCTCGCCAGCGCTCATCCTGCCACACCAGCTCCTTACCCAATTCCTTGTCCCGAGTGCCCAGGGACGGCTGCACACCGGGAACCTGATTCCAGCTTTCCACGGCCGTGGGAGGCGTCAGCCGGACGCGCGCCTCGAAGGTCAGGTTGCGCGCGAAGTCATAGACCACCACGAAGGCGCGGCGCGCAACGGGAGTCCCCGCCGCGAAGGCATCCAATTCCTCCTTGGAGGGCTCCCACGGCGAGACCAGGGGAAACACACTGTTCTCATTCACGTGCCCCTGCTCGCGCAGGAGCTGGATCGCCTGGGCGTACTCCGCCACCGTGAACGCATCCAACGGGTGGGGTGAAGGAGCCGGTTGCGTGGAGGATTCACCCTCCGGTGGCGCCACCGGCTCGGGTTTCTTGGCACACGAGAGGCTCGAGAGGGTCAATAGACCCGAGAGCAGGACGCACCGCGTCAGTGAATACATATCTTTGGATGTCTCCCAAGCACTTCATCCGCATCACAGCCGGTGCATCTCACACGCCGCCGCGGCACGAACCATCACGCGAACGGCATCTGATGACTGTCATGACAATCGAGGTGCCCAGGCGTCCGGCGCCGAACGGTGGGGCCCTTCAGAAGAGGCGCATGCCCAGGCCCAGCCGCAGCCCGTAGCCCAATTGAGTCTGGGTCAGCCGGCTCGCGCCCTGGAACACGTCCACACCCAATTGGCCCAGCAGGGACAGCGTGAGGTCTTCCCCGATGTAGATTTCCGCGCCAGCTCCCGCCAGGGGCTTCACCCGCCAGTGGCTGCTCGTGCTCAGGCCCTGGTCGTAGGCGACCTCCACCTGCCCCAGCGCCGTCACCGTCTCCGTCACCTGGTACGTCCCCACCAGCGCGGGGTTGATGCGCAGGAACCATCCGCGCACGTTCTGGGTGTCGAAGTACCGGCTGCCCGGGTTGGCCGTCACGCCCACGCCCAGCTCCGGCGCCAACGTCCACGCCCCGTCCGTCCAGACCCGCAGTCGCGTCGTCACCTCGGCCGTCGTCGCCAGCCGCAGATAGTCGAACCGCGCCCGGGCGCCGATCTCCCAGCCGGGCAAAAGTCCCTGCCGGTACGCCACGCCCAGCTCCGGAACGCCCACCCACCCGGAGATCGCCGAGCCCCCCTCCGGCAGGGTCGCGGGGGCCACCATCGCCCCGATGTCCTCGTGCCGGTCCACCGCCGCCACCTGCTCCGTCACCGGCGCGCTCTTCGTCTCCTGGGCCGCCGCCACCCGCGCCAGCGCCACCCACGGCACCACCACCCACGTCCGCATCGATCGCTTCATAGGGCCCTGCACTCTGGCTCGGGCCTCCGCGTCCGTCGAGCGCTTCTTCCTCGCCGTTCTGCCAGGTAGCCAACAAATTCAGGGAGTTGGCTCCCAGGGGGCACATATTTCCCGGCTCTTGCGTGGCCTGCTTCTGTTTCCTGCTAGTCTAGCTTTCTAGGAACACGGTTCAGTGCTCGACGCGGTCGCGATCTTTCCTGATACAGGAGTGTTTCATGGTTTCCAGCACGACCTTCGCCACCGTCCTCGAGCCGGCTCCGTCGTGTGCCTCCGCGGATGTCAGTCCCCGGCGGCGTTCCTGCCGGACCCGCCCGCGCGTGCTGCTCGTCGAGTCCCAGCCCGAGGTGCGTGACGCACTTGCTCAGGCGCTGGTGGGGGCGGGGTTCGAAGTGCTCGCCGCCTCGGCGATCGAGGCCGTGCTCGAGGCGCTGGGCGAGAACTGCGCGCTGCCGCACCTGGTGTTCGCCCCCGCTGAGTCCTCCCAGGGAGGGATGGACGGCGCGGCCCTGTGCGAGCGGCTGCGCGCCGATGCCCGGACGGCGCATCTGCCGGTGTACCTGCTCGCGTCCCAGGACTCGCCCGCGCTGCGGGAGCGGGTTGACGCGGTGCGTGCGGATGACCTGCTCGTGCAGCCCGTTTCGCCGCGCGTGGTGGTGTCGCTCGCGCGCCTCAAGGCGGGCCGGGGAGCCTTCGCGTCCGCCTACGAGGCGCATACCGTCCGCATGCCCCTGGCCCAGGTCGTTCACGCGCTGTTGCACGGCTCGCGCGCGGGTCGTGTGGAACTGCGCGACAATGCCGGCTGGCTCACCTTCCGCCAGGGGCACGTGGTGGACGCGTCCTTCGAGGGGGAGCGGGGGCTCGTCGCCATCCGTCGGCTGCTCTTCTTCGGCTCGGGTGCCTACGCGGTGTCCTTCGGGGAGGAACTGGCGGACGGCAAGCTGTTGCTCAACTCGCGCATCTACGACTCGCTGCTGCTGCCGGCCGCCGAGCGCTTCCTGGCGCTGTGCGCGCTGGGCATCCCCCTGTCCGCCCGCCTGACGGTGGACTTCAAGCGGCTGGCGGACGCGCTGCGCTCGCTGCCCGATGACGTGGGCCAGGTCATCCGGCTGTGCGACGGGCACCGCAGCGTGCACACGGCTCTCCTGGAGTGTGCCCTGCCCGAGGTCACCACCCTGGAGGTGCTGACGTGCCTGTACGCGCAGGGGGTGCTGGTGCCGGCCAACTTCATCGCCGAGCGCGAGCCGACGCCCCAGCACGTGCCGCGCTTCTTCGAGCCGGTGCTCGAGGAGTCCGAGGAGCCCTTCGCCGACGCGTTCGCGGCCACGGGTTCCTGAGCGGCACGGGCCGTTCTGCGGGTTTGACTCCGCCGGGCCACTGGGAGAGAAGGCGCGAGCACTCGCCTCCAGGAGCGCTACTGCCATGTCCGGTCACAATCGATGGTCGAAGCTCAAGCGGGCCAACGCCATCATGGGCAAGACCAAGGGCAAGCTCTACTCCAAGCTCATCAAGGAGATGACGGTCGCGGCGCGCCTGGGCGGAGGCAACCCGGACGGCAATGCCCGTCTGCGCGTGGCCATCGCCGCGGCGCGCGAGGCCAACATGCCCAACGACAACATCCAACGAGCCATCAAGAAGGGCACGGGGGAGTTGGAGGGCGAGAGCTACGAGGAAATCGTCTACGAGGGCTATGGCCCGGGCGGCGTGGCGGTGCTCGTGGAATGCCTCACCGACAACCGCAACCGCTCGGCGGCGGACGTGCGCTCCATGCTCGGCAAGGAGGGCGGCAACATGGGCGCGGAAGGCTCGGTGAACTGGATGTTCCACAAGAAGGGCGTCATCACCGTGAAGTCCGGCCCCACCGAGGAGCGGGTGATGACGGTGGCCCTGGACGCGGGCGCCGAGGACATCCTCGACCAGGGCGCCGAGGGCTTCGAGGTGCGCACCGCTCCGGCGGACCTGCACGCGGTGGCGTCGGCCTTGGAGGGCGCGGGCCTCGTGCTCGGCGAGCAGAAGTGGACGTACATCCCCCAGAACACGGTGCGCCTGGAGGGAGACAATGCGAAGAAGATGCTCAAGCTGATGGAACTGCTCGAGGACAACGACGACGTGCAGAACGTCTACGCCAACTTCGAGATGGATGACGCGCTGTTGGAGTCGCTCTCGGGGTGAGGGGGCGGGAACGGGCCCGTCGACACGAGGGGGGCCCGCGCGTTATAGGGCTCGCTGAACCCCTGTTCCGTTGTTCCTGGAGAGGCATTTGCGCGTCCTCGGCATCGATCCTGGCAGCCGCTTCATGGGCTATGGCGTGGTGGAGGATCGGCGCGGGAAGCTCGTGCACGTGGGCCATGGCGTCATCAAGGTGGACCCCGAGGCCGCGCTGGAGTGGCGCCTGAAGGAACTGCATGACGCGCTGCTCACCGCGCTCAAGCTCCACCGGCCGGACGCGGTGGCGGTGGAAGGCGTGTTCACCTTCCGCAATGCCCGCAGCGCGCTCATCCTCGGGCATGCCCGCGGGGTGGCGCTCCTGGCGGCGGCCCAGGCGGGGTTGACCGTGTACGAGTACGCCCCCGCCAAGGTGAAGCGCTCGGTGGGCGCGGGCGGCTCGGCGGACAAGGACGCGGTGGCGCGCATGGTGTGCACCTTCCTGGGGCTGGAGGAGTTGGAGCGCTCGGACGTGAGCGATGCGCTCGCGGTGGCGCTCTGCCACCTCAACCATGGCCGCGCGGGAGTCCCGGCCGCGGGCGGCTCGAAGGCCCGGGGCAAGTCGGCGCGGGCGCGGCTCGCGGACAAGCTGACGCCGTCCTACCGTCGGCCGGAGGCACGATGATCGCTTCACTGCGCGGCACCGTTCAGGAAAAGGGCCTCGACGAGGCCATTCTCGACGTGGGGGGCGTGGGCTACCGCGTCTTCTTTTCCACGCTGACGCTGGGGCGCCTGCCCGCCGAGGGCGAGGCCGTCCAGGTGCGCATCCGCACCGTGGTGCGCGAGGACGCCTTCGAGCTGTTCGGCTTCCTCACCCGCACGGAGGAAGAGCTCTTCCTGTTGCTCAACTCGGTGTCCCACGTGGGGCCGAGGCTCGCGCTGGCGGTGCTCTCGGGCATGGAGGCGCCGGAGCTGGTGGCGGCGCTCGGCCGGGGCGAGGTGGCTCGCCTCACCAAGATTCACGGTGTCGGCAAGAAGACCGCCGAGCGGCTGGTGCTGGAGCTCAAGGAGAAGGTGAAGACGCTGCACCTGGAGCAGGTGGCCACGCAGATGCAGCCCGAGGCGCCCGCCTCGAAGAACCTGGCCGACCTCATCTCCGCGCTCGTCAACCTGGGCTACAAGGTGCCCCAGGCGGAGAAGGCCGCGGCATCCGCCAGCGAGCGGCTGGGGGAGGAGGCCGCCTTCCAGGCGCTCTTCCGCGAGGCCCTCAAGATGTTGCGCGCCACGCCCTGAATTCAGAAGTGGGTGACGCGCACCTCGGGCTCCGGCGCGTCGTCCGGAACGCCCTCGCGCTTGCGCTGGCAGGCCGCGCAGCACTCCGCCCAGGGCACGAGCTGCAGGCGCTCCAGGGGAATGGCGCCCTGGCAGTCCTCACACCGGCCATAGGCGGAGGGATTCGTGCCGAGCTTGTTCAGGGCGGCGCGCACGCGGGGCAGGAGCACATCGTTGCGCTCCTCGCCGGACTCCGCCGCGTCCTGGAGCTGCTCGCGCTGCTCTTCGTCGATCGCCGACCAGACCCATTCCGGCGGTGGCTGGGCCGTGAGGATGTAGTGGAGGACATGCAGCTGGTGCTCGGCCTCGCGGCGCTGGGCGTCGCGGCGCAGGGCCTGCAGCTTCGGGTTCTCCATCATCCGCGACAGGCGCTTCTGCACGTCCCGCCGCATCCCCGCGTCCCGGGTGATGACGTCGATGTAGGCCTCCGGGGTGACGCCCCGGGGTTCGCAGATCTGCTGCAGGACGCGCTCGAAGATGGGCTCGATGCCCGCGGTGGCGGCGGTGGAAATCCACGTGGTGGCGGAATTCAGCGCGTCGAGCGACGAGAGGACGGACTGGTGGATGTCCTTCCACTGCGGCGAAGGGCCTTCTGGAGAACCGGTCGTCATGCCTGGGGCCATATAACCACAAGGGTGCCGGAAGACACACGGACCCTTGGCTGGAGGGGCCCGCTCTCTTGGTTGCTCATGGGTCGCACCAGGATGGCTCACGCCCGCGTCGGTTCGGAGCGGCCGGATGCTCCATTCTGGCCGCGCCCGAGCCCTTTCGGGACGGGGCCTCGGAGGGAGACGGGCCCGGCACGGGGCTCGCAATGCCCGGGGGTGAACCTCCATCCCACATAGGTGTTGGCGTGCCCCCCTCGAATTCCGGCAGCGAAGCCATCCAGCGCATCTCCCTG from Melittangium boletus DSM 14713 includes the following:
- a CDS encoding primary-amine oxidase; amino-acid sequence: MYSLTRCVLLSGLLTLSSLSCAKKPEPVAPPEGESSTQPAPSPHPLDAFTVAEYAQAIQLLREQGHVNENSVFPLVSPWEPSKEELDAFAAGTPVARRAFVVVYDFARNLTFEARVRLTPPTAVESWNQVPGVQPSLGTRDKELGKELVWQDERWRAAMQRRGVTHPEHIHLDTWAPGPSLDPQRADHRLMRIFPFFKGDSGNAYARPVEGVLALLDLTKREVVEVIDRGDIPIPQDAGAYDEASVGVLRPRPHPVVVTHPEGVNYTLTGNEVRWQNWRFRVEAHPREGAVLHQVTYTDQGRERKILHRLSLSEMVVPYGDPEDTWSWRSAFDVGEYGFGNYLSPLEPGVDVPASATFLPAAQAKNSGEVSEIPRALALYERDGGILWKHYDYETKRNESRRGSELVVAYGVAVANYDYVLYYIFKQDGSIDVDVQLTGIMLAKGMTPQSEHAEHELYGHLVQKDVIAVHHQHFFNFRLDFDVDGPRNSILEMNTHPLPRGAANPAGNAFTMRMEPLASEAQSQRDMSLVNARRWVIQNPQERNALGGPTGYVLVPGENTVPFAAPENVSRKRAGFIDHHFWATRHVPGELYAAGAYPNQSEGGDGLPTWVRDNQPLVNEDVVVWYTLGVTHTPRPEEWPVMPVAHAGFKLLPMGFFSRNPALDLPKVSTAPASP
- a CDS encoding response regulator — protein: MVSSTTFATVLEPAPSCASADVSPRRRSCRTRPRVLLVESQPEVRDALAQALVGAGFEVLAASAIEAVLEALGENCALPHLVFAPAESSQGGMDGAALCERLRADARTAHLPVYLLASQDSPALRERVDAVRADDLLVQPVSPRVVVSLARLKAGRGAFASAYEAHTVRMPLAQVVHALLHGSRAGRVELRDNAGWLTFRQGHVVDASFEGERGLVAIRRLLFFGSGAYAVSFGEELADGKLLLNSRIYDSLLLPAAERFLALCALGIPLSARLTVDFKRLADALRSLPDDVGQVIRLCDGHRSVHTALLECALPEVTTLEVLTCLYAQGVLVPANFIAEREPTPQHVPRFFEPVLEESEEPFADAFAATGS
- a CDS encoding YebC/PmpR family DNA-binding transcriptional regulator, with the protein product MSGHNRWSKLKRANAIMGKTKGKLYSKLIKEMTVAARLGGGNPDGNARLRVAIAAAREANMPNDNIQRAIKKGTGELEGESYEEIVYEGYGPGGVAVLVECLTDNRNRSAADVRSMLGKEGGNMGAEGSVNWMFHKKGVITVKSGPTEERVMTVALDAGAEDILDQGAEGFEVRTAPADLHAVASALEGAGLVLGEQKWTYIPQNTVRLEGDNAKKMLKLMELLEDNDDVQNVYANFEMDDALLESLSG
- the ruvC gene encoding crossover junction endodeoxyribonuclease RuvC, translating into MRVLGIDPGSRFMGYGVVEDRRGKLVHVGHGVIKVDPEAALEWRLKELHDALLTALKLHRPDAVAVEGVFTFRNARSALILGHARGVALLAAAQAGLTVYEYAPAKVKRSVGAGGSADKDAVARMVCTFLGLEELERSDVSDALAVALCHLNHGRAGVPAAGGSKARGKSARARLADKLTPSYRRPEAR
- the ruvA gene encoding Holliday junction branch migration protein RuvA, yielding MIASLRGTVQEKGLDEAILDVGGVGYRVFFSTLTLGRLPAEGEAVQVRIRTVVREDAFELFGFLTRTEEELFLLLNSVSHVGPRLALAVLSGMEAPELVAALGRGEVARLTKIHGVGKKTAERLVLELKEKVKTLHLEQVATQMQPEAPASKNLADLISALVNLGYKVPQAEKAAASASERLGEEAAFQALFREALKMLRATP
- a CDS encoding TraR/DksA family transcriptional regulator; translated protein: MTTGSPEGPSPQWKDIHQSVLSSLDALNSATTWISTAATAGIEPIFERVLQQICEPRGVTPEAYIDVITRDAGMRRDVQKRLSRMMENPKLQALRRDAQRREAEHQLHVLHYILTAQPPPEWVWSAIDEEQREQLQDAAESGEERNDVLLPRVRAALNKLGTNPSAYGRCEDCQGAIPLERLQLVPWAECCAACQRKREGVPDDAPEPEVRVTHF